Proteins from a genomic interval of Stenotrophomonas maltophilia R551-3:
- a CDS encoding methyl-accepting chemotaxis protein — protein MSTASGATKTGKLRLGGSNLWLFLLLASMILFGVNTGVATWQGSRLADAGSKAADLQVLSQQLANQGRDAVGGNAQAFTAFKATRNAIEQNVSTLQGRYGKEPGVSGAISTLGETWAPLGKQAGQLVASEPAVLALAGNANNFSGAVPGLQAQLNELVRAMSASGAPSAQVYSALQQVVVAGSMARRVTEMRAGGSGAATAGDALARDITVFSQVLDGLRNGNEELGITAVRGAAAVAALEQSQQKWEAMKQDADAILASSRQLFAAQSAATALGQGSAHMLDDSRKLFEAFSSFGSVSDTRLFPNFWIGVVSGALSLIAIIGFVSTNVRSRSREQELRYQTQVEFNSRNQQAIMRLLDEISSLGEGDLTVKASVTEDMTGAIADAINYAVDELRHLVTTINDTSAKVALSTQETQATAMQLAEAAGHQANQITSASDRIGEIAASIEQVSRNSAESADVAQRSVVIAAEGAGVVRETIQGMDQIRDQIQETSKRIKRLGESSQEIGSIVELINDISEQTNILALNAAVQAASAGEAGRGFAVVADEVQRLAERTSGATRRIENLVQAIQADTNEAVTSMEQTTAEVVSGARLAEDAGTALTEIERVSNALNNLIKNISIAAQQQSAAASDITRTMGVIRQITGQTSQGAGQTAESIGHLAQLAADLRRSVADFKLPA, from the coding sequence ATGAGTACTGCTTCGGGCGCCACCAAGACCGGCAAGCTGCGGCTGGGCGGCAGCAACCTCTGGCTGTTCCTGCTGCTGGCATCGATGATCCTGTTCGGCGTCAACACCGGCGTCGCCACCTGGCAGGGCAGCCGCCTGGCCGATGCCGGCTCCAAGGCCGCCGACCTGCAGGTGCTGTCGCAGCAGCTGGCCAACCAGGGCCGTGACGCGGTGGGTGGCAACGCGCAGGCGTTCACCGCCTTCAAGGCCACCCGCAACGCGATCGAACAGAACGTGTCGACCCTGCAGGGGCGCTACGGCAAGGAGCCGGGCGTGTCCGGCGCGATCTCCACGCTGGGTGAAACCTGGGCGCCGCTGGGCAAGCAGGCCGGCCAGCTGGTCGCCAGTGAGCCGGCGGTGCTGGCCCTGGCTGGCAACGCCAACAACTTCAGCGGCGCGGTGCCGGGCCTGCAGGCTCAGCTGAATGAACTGGTGCGTGCGATGTCCGCCTCCGGCGCGCCGTCGGCGCAGGTATACAGCGCGCTGCAACAGGTCGTGGTGGCCGGTTCGATGGCCCGTCGCGTGACCGAAATGCGTGCCGGTGGCAGTGGTGCGGCCACTGCCGGTGATGCGCTGGCACGTGACATCACCGTGTTCTCGCAGGTGCTCGATGGCCTGCGCAATGGCAACGAGGAACTGGGCATCACCGCCGTGCGTGGTGCCGCCGCCGTCGCTGCGCTGGAGCAGTCACAGCAGAAGTGGGAAGCGATGAAGCAGGACGCCGACGCGATCCTGGCCAGCTCGCGCCAGCTGTTTGCCGCACAGTCCGCCGCCACCGCGCTGGGCCAGGGTTCGGCGCACATGCTGGACGACAGCCGCAAGCTGTTCGAAGCGTTCTCCTCGTTCGGTTCGGTGTCCGATACCCGCCTGTTCCCGAATTTCTGGATTGGTGTGGTGTCCGGTGCGCTGTCGCTGATCGCGATCATCGGCTTCGTCTCCACCAACGTGCGCAGCCGCTCGCGCGAGCAGGAGCTGCGCTACCAGACCCAGGTGGAGTTCAACAGCCGCAACCAGCAGGCGATCATGCGGCTGCTGGACGAAATTTCCTCGCTGGGTGAGGGCGACCTGACCGTGAAGGCCTCGGTGACCGAGGACATGACCGGCGCCATCGCCGACGCAATCAATTACGCGGTTGACGAGCTGCGCCACCTGGTAACCACCATCAACGACACCTCGGCCAAGGTCGCGCTGTCCACCCAGGAAACCCAGGCCACCGCCATGCAGCTTGCAGAGGCGGCAGGCCACCAGGCCAACCAGATCACCTCGGCCTCGGACCGCATCGGCGAAATCGCGGCGAGCATCGAGCAGGTGTCGCGCAACTCGGCCGAATCGGCCGACGTGGCACAGCGTTCGGTGGTCATCGCCGCCGAGGGTGCCGGCGTGGTCCGCGAGACCATCCAGGGCATGGACCAGATCCGTGACCAGATCCAGGAAACCTCCAAGCGCATCAAGCGCCTGGGTGAATCGTCGCAGGAAATCGGCTCGATCGTGGAACTGATCAACGACATTTCCGAACAGACCAACATTCTGGCGTTGAACGCGGCGGTGCAGGCAGCTTCGGCCGGTGAGGCCGGCCGCGGTTTTGCCGTGGTGGCCGACGAAGTGCAGCGCCTGGCAGAACGCACCTCGGGGGCGACCCGACGCATCGAAAACCTGGTGCAGGCGATCCAGGCCGATACCAACGAAGCGGTCACCTCGATGGAGCAGACCACTGCCGAAGTGGTGTCCGGTGCGCGCCTGGCCGAAGACGCCGGTACCGCCCTGACCGAAATCGAGCGCGTGTCCAACGCCCTGAACAACCTCATCAAGAACATCTCCATCGCTGCCCAGCAGCAGTCCGCTGCGGCCTCGGACATCACCCGCACCATGGGCGTGATCCGGCAGATCACCGGCCAGACCTCGCAGGGTGCCGGGCAGACCGCCGAATCGATCGGCCACCTCGCGCAGCTGGCGGCCGACCTGCGTCGTTCGGTCGCCGACTTCAAGCTGCCGGCGTGA
- a CDS encoding chemotaxis protein CheW, with the protein MRSPFDILEAYERRSLAHAVQLPERQFAQDLWRGVGYRVGQRRLVSDFREVVEIVPMPPVTPVPCAQPWLLGVGNLRGNLFPVVDLKYFLEGTRTVQQEGQRVLIMRQAGGDVALTIDELFGQRSFELAQQIEAGALADGRYGHFVDRAFHADGQDWGVFSLSLLSRTPEFRQAAA; encoded by the coding sequence ATGCGCTCGCCCTTCGACATTCTTGAAGCCTACGAACGGCGCAGCCTGGCCCATGCGGTGCAGCTGCCCGAACGGCAGTTCGCCCAGGACCTGTGGCGTGGCGTCGGCTATCGCGTCGGCCAGCGTCGGCTGGTGTCCGATTTCCGCGAAGTGGTGGAAATCGTACCGATGCCGCCGGTAACCCCGGTGCCGTGCGCGCAACCGTGGCTGCTGGGCGTGGGCAACCTGCGCGGCAACCTGTTCCCGGTGGTCGACCTGAAGTACTTCCTGGAAGGCACGCGCACTGTGCAGCAGGAAGGCCAGCGTGTGCTGATCATGCGCCAGGCCGGCGGCGACGTCGCGCTGACCATCGATGAACTGTTCGGCCAGCGCAGCTTCGAACTGGCCCAGCAGATCGAGGCCGGTGCACTGGCCGATGGGCGTTATGGCCATTTTGTCGACCGCGCCTTTCATGCCGACGGCCAGGACTGGGGCGTGTTCTCGCTCTCGCTGCTGTCGCGCACCCCTGAATTCCGGCAAGCCGCGGCCTGA
- a CDS encoding response regulator transcription factor produces the protein MARIVLIEDSPTDRAVFTQWLRRAGHEVLEADNAEDGLQLVRDQSPQLVLMDVVLPGMSGFQATRAMARDAAIKHIPVIIVSTKAMETDKAWGLRQGAADYIVKPPREDELIARINELVA, from the coding sequence ATGGCTCGTATCGTTCTGATCGAGGATTCACCGACCGACCGCGCGGTGTTCACCCAGTGGCTGCGCCGTGCCGGCCACGAGGTGCTGGAAGCGGACAACGCCGAGGATGGCCTGCAGCTGGTCCGCGACCAATCGCCGCAGCTGGTGCTGATGGACGTGGTGCTGCCCGGCATGAGCGGTTTCCAGGCGACCCGGGCGATGGCCCGCGACGCCGCGATCAAGCACATCCCGGTGATCATCGTCAGCACCAAGGCGATGGAAACCGACAAGGCCTGGGGCCTGCGCCAGGGCGCGGCCGATTACATCGTCAAGCCGCCGCGCGAGGATGAACTGATCGCGCGGATCAACGAACTGGTGGCCTGA
- the pilG gene encoding twitching motility response regulator PilG encodes MTENTTAGGELAGLRVMVIDDSKTIRRTAETLLKREGCEVVTATDGFEALAKIADQQPQIIFVDIMMPRLDGYQTCALIKGNQLFKATPVIMLSSKDGLFDKARGRIVGSEQYLTKPFTREELLGAIRTYVNA; translated from the coding sequence ATGACTGAAAACACGACTGCGGGCGGGGAACTCGCAGGACTCCGGGTGATGGTCATCGATGATTCGAAGACCATCCGCAGGACTGCGGAAACGCTGCTCAAGCGCGAAGGCTGCGAGGTGGTCACCGCCACCGACGGCTTCGAAGCGCTTGCGAAGATCGCAGACCAGCAACCGCAGATCATCTTCGTCGACATCATGATGCCGCGCCTGGACGGGTACCAGACCTGTGCGCTGATCAAGGGCAACCAGCTGTTCAAGGCGACCCCGGTCATCATGCTCTCGTCCAAGGATGGCCTGTTCGACAAGGCGCGGGGACGCATCGTCGGCTCGGAGCAGTACCTGACGAAGCCTTTCACGCGTGAAGAACTGCTGGGTGCCATCCGCACATACGTCAACGCCTGA
- the gshB gene encoding glutathione synthase codes for MPLNVIVVMDPIAHIKIAKDTTFAMLLEAQRRGHALHYVRPGGLALEGGVAVAQTAPLQVRDDPAGWYELGAFSRTEFGPGQIVLMRKDPPVDAEYIYDTQVLDVAAAAGACVVNNPQGLRDYNEKLAALLFPQCCPPTLVSRDAKALKAFALEHGQAVLKPLDGMGGRSIFRSGQGDPNLNVILETLTDGGHRMALAQKFIPDITAGDKRILLVDGEPVDYCLARIPQGDEFRGNLAAGGRGEGRPLSERDRWIAAQVGPEMKRRGMRFVGLDVIGDYLTEVNVTSPTCVRELDAQYGLNIAGTLFDALEAGLR; via the coding sequence ATGCCGTTGAACGTCATCGTGGTGATGGATCCCATCGCCCACATCAAGATCGCCAAGGACACCACCTTCGCCATGCTGCTGGAAGCCCAGCGCCGCGGCCATGCCCTGCACTACGTGCGACCGGGCGGGCTGGCCCTGGAAGGCGGCGTGGCGGTGGCCCAGACCGCGCCGCTGCAGGTGCGCGACGACCCGGCTGGCTGGTATGAGCTGGGCGCGTTCAGCCGCACCGAATTCGGTCCCGGCCAGATCGTACTGATGCGCAAGGACCCGCCGGTCGACGCCGAGTACATCTACGACACCCAGGTGCTGGACGTGGCTGCGGCGGCCGGTGCCTGCGTGGTCAACAACCCGCAGGGGCTGCGCGACTACAACGAGAAGCTGGCCGCCCTGCTGTTCCCGCAGTGCTGCCCGCCGACCCTGGTCAGCCGCGACGCCAAGGCGCTGAAGGCCTTCGCGCTGGAACACGGCCAGGCCGTGCTGAAGCCGCTGGATGGCATGGGCGGCCGCTCGATCTTCCGCAGCGGCCAGGGCGATCCGAACCTGAATGTGATCCTGGAAACGCTGACCGACGGCGGCCACAGGATGGCGCTGGCACAGAAATTCATCCCGGACATCACCGCCGGCGACAAGCGCATCCTGCTGGTCGATGGTGAGCCGGTCGATTACTGCCTGGCGCGCATCCCGCAGGGCGATGAATTCCGCGGCAACCTCGCCGCCGGCGGTCGCGGCGAAGGCCGCCCGCTGAGCGAGCGCGACCGCTGGATCGCCGCCCAGGTCGGGCCGGAGATGAAGCGTCGTGGCATGCGTTTCGTCGGCCTGGACGTGATCGGTGATTACCTGACCGAGGTCAACGTGACCAGCCCAACCTGCGTGCGCGAACTCGACGCACAGTACGGCCTGAACATCGCTGGCACCCTGTTCGACGCGCTCGAGGCCGGCCTGCGCTGA
- a CDS encoding energy transducer TonB family protein translates to MPPAPAVLPPPPREAQRLGATIALSVLVHALLILGVGFAVKGDAPLVPTLEVIFSQTRTALTPKQADFLAAASQEGGGEHDRAQRPRDNQAGIVPQAQSGLSPVPQQQQSAAPVPPPQARVVSSRNGEDTVVQAQSRPTPLEPTPDAPMTAREQRDAEMARLAAEVHLRSAQYAKRPNRKFVSASTHEYAYANYLRAWVDRAEQVGNLNYPDEARQRRLGGQVVISVGVRRDGSVESSRILRSSGTPLLDEAALRVVQLAQPFPPLPKTEDEIDILQVTRTWVFLPGGALRDDR, encoded by the coding sequence ATGCCCCCCGCACCTGCCGTCCTGCCCCCGCCGCCGCGCGAAGCGCAACGGCTGGGGGCGACCATCGCGCTGTCGGTCCTGGTCCACGCCCTGCTGATCCTGGGCGTGGGCTTTGCCGTGAAGGGCGATGCGCCGCTGGTGCCGACGCTGGAAGTGATCTTCAGCCAGACCCGCACCGCACTGACGCCCAAGCAGGCCGATTTCCTGGCCGCGGCCAGCCAGGAGGGCGGCGGCGAGCACGACCGCGCACAGCGCCCGCGCGACAACCAGGCCGGCATCGTGCCGCAGGCCCAGTCCGGGCTGAGCCCGGTGCCGCAACAGCAGCAATCGGCCGCGCCCGTGCCACCGCCGCAGGCGCGGGTGGTCAGCAGCCGCAATGGCGAGGACACAGTGGTGCAGGCGCAATCGCGCCCCACCCCGCTGGAGCCGACGCCGGATGCGCCGATGACCGCGCGCGAACAGCGTGATGCGGAAATGGCGCGCCTGGCAGCGGAAGTGCACCTGCGTTCTGCGCAGTACGCCAAGCGCCCGAACCGAAAATTCGTCTCCGCCAGTACGCACGAATATGCCTATGCCAATTACCTTCGCGCGTGGGTCGACCGCGCCGAGCAGGTGGGCAACCTGAACTATCCGGACGAGGCGCGGCAGCGCCGTCTCGGCGGCCAGGTGGTGATCAGCGTGGGCGTGCGCCGCGATGGCAGCGTGGAAAGCAGCCGCATCCTGCGTTCGAGCGGGACGCCGTTGCTGGACGAAGCTGCGCTGCGGGTGGTGCAGCTGGCACAGCCGTTCCCGCCGCTGCCGAAGACCGAAGACGAGATCGATATCCTGCAGGTCACGCGTACGTGGGTGTTCCTGCCGGGCGGCGCCCTGCGCGACGATCGGTAG
- the tsaB gene encoding tRNA (adenosine(37)-N6)-threonylcarbamoyltransferase complex dimerization subunit type 1 TsaB, producing the protein MKLLAFETATEACSVALHVDGQVLERFEIAPRRHAELSLPWAEALLAEAGISRRQLDGIALSRGPGAFTGVRLAIAIAQGIALALDRPLLPVSTLQVLALRAPVEENQIVSAIDARMGELYVARFERVDGLPVARDAERVCAPAVVALPEGLAAYGVGTGFGAAEGALVAQLGAGLRGFDATALPRASDLLTLAVPAFARGEAIAPEKVEPAYLRDNVALTLVEQQAAREAKAKANG; encoded by the coding sequence ATGAAACTGCTCGCTTTTGAAACCGCCACCGAAGCCTGTTCCGTTGCCCTGCATGTGGATGGGCAGGTGCTGGAACGTTTCGAGATCGCCCCGCGCCGGCATGCCGAACTGAGCCTGCCATGGGCCGAGGCGCTGCTGGCCGAAGCCGGCATCAGCCGCCGCCAACTGGACGGCATCGCGCTCAGCCGTGGCCCCGGTGCGTTCACCGGCGTGCGTCTGGCGATCGCCATTGCGCAGGGTATCGCGCTGGCGCTGGACCGCCCGCTGCTGCCGGTCTCGACGCTGCAGGTACTGGCGCTGCGCGCGCCGGTCGAAGAAAACCAGATAGTTTCGGCAATCGACGCGCGCATGGGTGAGTTGTACGTCGCGCGCTTTGAGCGCGTGGACGGCCTGCCGGTGGCACGCGATGCCGAACGCGTGTGCGCACCTGCTGTGGTGGCGTTGCCGGAAGGGCTGGCTGCCTACGGCGTCGGCACCGGTTTCGGTGCGGCCGAGGGCGCACTGGTGGCGCAGCTCGGTGCTGGCCTGCGCGGATTCGATGCCACTGCACTGCCGCGCGCGTCGGATCTGCTGACGCTGGCGGTGCCAGCCTTCGCACGTGGCGAAGCCATTGCGCCGGAGAAGGTGGAGCCGGCGTACCTGCGCGACAACGTGGCATTGACCCTGGTCGAGCAGCAGGCCGCGCGCGAGGCGAAGGCGAAGGCCAACGGCTGA
- a CDS encoding ATP-dependent DNA helicase gives MSDLVHASREALSDGGALASHLDAFVPRPAQLRLTEAIADALQQRDLLLAEAGTGTGKTFAYLVPVLLSGLRTIISTGTRALQDQLYHRDLPRVRQALGVGLRSALLKGRANYLCRYRLQQARGEPRFSSPEQAAQFQRILAWSGRSEFGDIAELDGLADDSPLLPMVTSTVDNCLGTDCPFWDDCFVVRARQRAQAADVVVVNHHLLLADLALKQDGFGELLPGAQAFVIDEAHQLPELAAQFFGEGFGMRPWQELGRDCLAEARGVGGAQSALQEPVDQLQQALLALRSAMEGLPSRGTQWRALAMPQVRDGFDTVMAGLVMLEQALQPLREAAAGLDACHARAREAVSRLSRWLGDDEPTLDFDTDPSEANSAADVLWYELTPRGFRCQRTPMDVSGPLREHRERSRAAWIFTSATLTVGGGFDHIATRLGLDDPHTLVQPSPFNWPEQALCYMPEGLPDPAARGFGTALIQSLRPVLQASQGRAFLLFASHRALREAAEALRDGPWPLFVQGEAPRATLLQRFRESGNGVLLGSASFREGVDVVGEALSVVMIDKLPFAAPDDPVYEARLEAIRSQGGNPFRDEQLPQAVIALKQGVGRLIRSESDRGVLVLCDPRLLNRGYGRVFLDSLPPFRRTRSLADVQAFFTPQWAPVADAAAPSAVAAGPQPAPGATFPLF, from the coding sequence ATGTCCGACCTTGTCCATGCCAGCCGCGAAGCCCTCAGCGACGGCGGCGCGCTCGCCTCGCACCTGGATGCCTTCGTCCCGCGTCCCGCACAGCTGCGCCTGACCGAAGCGATCGCCGACGCGTTGCAGCAGCGTGATCTGTTGCTGGCCGAAGCCGGTACCGGCACCGGCAAGACCTTCGCCTATCTGGTGCCGGTGCTGCTGTCCGGGCTGCGTACCATCATCTCCACCGGCACCCGTGCGCTGCAGGACCAGCTCTACCACCGCGATCTGCCGCGCGTGCGCCAGGCGCTCGGGGTCGGCCTGCGCAGTGCGCTGCTGAAGGGGCGTGCGAATTACCTGTGCCGCTACCGCCTGCAGCAGGCGCGTGGAGAGCCGCGTTTTTCCAGCCCCGAACAGGCAGCGCAGTTCCAGCGGATCCTGGCCTGGTCCGGTCGCTCGGAGTTCGGTGACATCGCCGAGCTCGACGGGTTGGCCGACGACTCCCCATTGCTGCCGATGGTCACTTCCACTGTCGACAACTGCCTGGGCACCGATTGCCCGTTCTGGGATGACTGCTTCGTGGTGCGCGCGCGGCAACGCGCGCAGGCCGCCGATGTGGTGGTGGTCAACCATCACCTGCTGCTGGCCGATCTGGCGCTGAAGCAGGACGGCTTCGGTGAGCTGTTGCCCGGTGCACAGGCCTTCGTCATCGACGAGGCGCATCAGCTGCCCGAATTGGCCGCGCAGTTTTTTGGCGAAGGCTTCGGCATGCGCCCGTGGCAGGAGCTGGGACGCGACTGCCTGGCCGAAGCACGTGGCGTGGGTGGCGCACAGTCGGCCCTGCAGGAGCCGGTCGATCAGCTGCAGCAGGCGCTGCTGGCGTTGCGATCGGCGATGGAAGGGCTGCCGTCGCGTGGCACGCAGTGGCGTGCGTTGGCGATGCCGCAGGTACGTGACGGCTTCGATACGGTGATGGCGGGCCTGGTGATGCTGGAGCAGGCACTGCAGCCGCTGCGCGAAGCGGCGGCCGGCCTGGATGCCTGCCATGCGCGGGCGCGCGAGGCGGTCTCGCGGCTCAGCCGCTGGCTGGGCGATGACGAACCCACTCTCGATTTCGACACCGATCCGTCGGAAGCGAACAGTGCGGCCGATGTGCTCTGGTACGAGCTTACGCCGCGTGGTTTCCGTTGCCAGCGCACGCCGATGGATGTGTCCGGTCCGTTGCGTGAGCATCGCGAGCGCAGCCGTGCCGCGTGGATCTTCACTTCGGCAACGCTGACCGTGGGCGGTGGTTTCGATCACATCGCCACCCGCCTGGGCCTGGACGATCCGCACACGCTGGTGCAGCCGAGTCCGTTCAACTGGCCTGAGCAGGCGCTGTGCTACATGCCCGAGGGCCTGCCCGATCCCGCCGCGCGCGGTTTCGGTACCGCACTGATCCAGAGCCTGCGGCCAGTGTTGCAGGCGTCGCAGGGCAGGGCATTCCTGCTGTTTGCTTCGCATCGCGCCCTGCGTGAGGCGGCCGAGGCATTGCGCGACGGGCCATGGCCGTTGTTCGTGCAGGGCGAGGCGCCACGCGCGACGCTGCTGCAGCGCTTCCGCGAATCCGGCAACGGCGTGCTGCTCGGCTCGGCCAGCTTCCGCGAGGGTGTGGACGTGGTCGGCGAAGCGCTGAGCGTGGTGATGATCGACAAGCTGCCGTTCGCGGCGCCGGATGACCCGGTGTACGAGGCGCGGTTGGAGGCGATCCGCAGCCAGGGGGGCAACCCGTTCCGCGACGAGCAGTTGCCTCAGGCCGTGATCGCGCTGAAGCAGGGCGTCGGCCGCCTGATCCGCAGTGAGAGCGATCGTGGCGTACTGGTGCTGTGCGACCCGCGCCTGCTCAACCGGGGCTATGGCCGGGTCTTCCTCGATTCGCTGCCGCCGTTCCGGCGTACCCGCAGCCTGGCCGATGTGCAGGCCTTCTTTACGCCACAATGGGCACCCGTGGCCGATGCTGCTGCTCCGTCCGCTGTTGCGGCGGGCCCGCAACCGGCACCCGGCGCCACGTTCCCCCTGTTCTGA
- the mrcB gene encoding penicillin-binding protein 1B produces the protein MPRRYDSDDIDDFDDDDQQDNSPLWRRRLITWSMAAVALGLGFLIPYTLYLNQQVTQRFGELRWQIPTRVYARPLVLTPGKAMDASTLKTELAASAYRDDGQGKEPATYAVNGGRFVISSRGYNDVDGVVAARRVELSLADGGIASLRDAGSRKALKAARLDPARIATLYGQKQEERRLIRMDEAPDLLVTGLQAVEDKDFNRHHGIDLSGIARAVWVTIRSGGQSRQGASTLTQQLARSGLLGIGKEQTVTRKFNEVLYALIMEARYDKRTIFEAYLNQVYLGQRGSQAIHGMSSGAEFWFGRDLSSLETEQIALLIGLVKGPSFYDPRRNPERALDRRNFVLGKLHEATLIDDAEYQRALKAPLGVPKTPGLVAANRFPAYVDLVRRQLGHDYPESALQGAGLSVMSGMSPSAQAYAEGAVTRTIKSLESKRRPELQAGMVLTDVHNGDVLAVIGSREVSEVGFNRAIEAQRPVGSLLKPFVYLLALAQPDRYSLASWVDDSPVTVQLGRGRNWNPGNADNRSHGTVRLIDALAHSYNQATVRVGMQVGPERVTQLIHVLAGIKAEANPAVILGSTDQSPYAMAQLYQFLASGGEIQPLHAVRGVLDPQGKLLKRYDKTPAPAQEGDSIAANLISVGLQQVVASGTAQRLNADGLGRLQPAGKTGTTNDGRDSWYAGYTGDHLAVIWMGNDQNEQAGLYGATGAMRVWSGIFQRLPSAPLRVSNKGLDWQSVAATGMNTTDDGCPGARRFPFVVGYAPAYAPCAPAVSPDGQGGAEGEGGGWRSWFGLDRKPEPPAEPAAAPAAATPPPSR, from the coding sequence GTGCCCCGACGCTACGATTCCGACGACATCGACGATTTCGACGACGACGACCAGCAGGACAACAGCCCCCTGTGGCGGCGCCGCCTGATCACCTGGAGCATGGCAGCGGTCGCGTTGGGATTGGGTTTCCTGATTCCCTATACGCTGTACCTGAACCAGCAGGTGACCCAGCGCTTCGGCGAACTGCGCTGGCAGATCCCGACGCGGGTCTATGCACGCCCGCTGGTGCTCACGCCCGGCAAGGCGATGGACGCGTCCACCCTGAAGACCGAGCTGGCCGCCTCCGCCTACCGCGATGACGGGCAGGGCAAGGAGCCGGCGACCTACGCCGTGAACGGCGGCCGTTTCGTCATCTCCAGCCGTGGCTACAACGACGTGGATGGCGTGGTCGCCGCGCGTCGTGTCGAGCTGTCGCTGGCCGATGGAGGCATCGCCTCGCTGCGTGACGCTGGCAGTCGCAAGGCACTGAAGGCCGCGCGGCTGGATCCGGCGCGTATCGCCACCCTGTACGGGCAGAAGCAGGAAGAGCGCCGCCTGATCCGCATGGATGAGGCACCTGACCTGCTGGTGACCGGCCTGCAGGCGGTGGAGGACAAGGACTTCAACCGCCATCACGGCATCGATCTGTCCGGCATCGCGCGTGCGGTGTGGGTGACGATTCGTTCCGGCGGCCAGAGCCGCCAGGGTGCTTCCACCCTGACCCAGCAGCTGGCCCGCAGCGGCCTGCTCGGTATTGGCAAGGAACAGACGGTCACCCGCAAGTTCAATGAAGTGCTCTACGCGCTGATCATGGAAGCGCGCTACGACAAGCGCACCATCTTCGAGGCCTACCTCAACCAGGTGTACCTGGGCCAGCGCGGCAGCCAGGCCATCCACGGCATGTCCTCCGGTGCCGAATTCTGGTTCGGCCGCGACCTGTCGTCGCTGGAAACCGAGCAGATCGCGTTGCTGATCGGCCTGGTCAAGGGCCCCTCCTTCTACGATCCGCGTCGCAACCCGGAACGCGCGCTGGATCGCCGCAACTTCGTGCTGGGCAAGCTGCACGAGGCAACCCTGATCGACGATGCCGAGTACCAGCGCGCCCTCAAGGCGCCGCTCGGCGTGCCCAAGACCCCGGGCCTGGTCGCTGCCAACCGCTTCCCGGCCTACGTCGATCTGGTCCGTCGCCAGCTTGGCCATGACTATCCGGAATCGGCACTGCAGGGCGCGGGCCTGAGCGTGATGAGCGGCATGTCGCCGTCCGCCCAGGCCTATGCCGAAGGCGCGGTCACCCGCACCATCAAGTCGCTGGAGAGCAAGCGCCGGCCGGAGCTGCAGGCCGGCATGGTGCTGACCGATGTGCACAACGGCGACGTGCTGGCGGTGATCGGCAGCCGCGAGGTCTCCGAAGTCGGCTTCAACCGCGCCATCGAGGCACAGCGCCCGGTCGGCTCGCTGCTCAAGCCGTTCGTGTACCTGCTGGCGCTGGCACAGCCGGACCGCTACTCGCTGGCCAGCTGGGTCGACGATTCACCGGTGACCGTGCAGCTCGGCCGCGGCCGCAACTGGAATCCCGGCAATGCCGACAACCGCAGCCACGGCACGGTGCGCCTGATCGACGCGCTGGCGCATTCCTACAATCAGGCCACGGTGCGCGTGGGCATGCAGGTCGGCCCCGAGCGCGTGACCCAGCTGATCCACGTGCTGGCCGGGATCAAGGCCGAGGCGAATCCGGCGGTGATCCTCGGTTCGACCGACCAGAGCCCCTACGCGATGGCGCAGCTGTACCAGTTCCTGGCTTCGGGTGGCGAGATCCAACCGTTGCACGCGGTGCGTGGCGTGCTCGATCCGCAGGGCAAGCTGCTCAAGCGCTACGACAAGACCCCGGCGCCGGCGCAGGAAGGTGACTCGATCGCCGCCAATCTGATCAGCGTCGGCCTGCAGCAGGTGGTCGCCAGCGGCACCGCGCAGCGCCTGAACGCCGATGGCCTCGGCCGCCTGCAGCCGGCGGGCAAGACCGGTACCACCAACGATGGTCGCGACAGTTGGTACGCCGGGTACACCGGTGACCACCTGGCGGTGATCTGGATGGGCAACGACCAGAACGAGCAGGCCGGCCTGTACGGTGCCACCGGTGCGATGCGGGTGTGGTCGGGCATCTTCCAGCGCCTGCCGAGTGCCCCGCTGCGGGTCAGCAACAAGGGCCTGGACTGGCAGTCGGTGGCCGCCACCGGCATGAACACTACCGACGATGGTTGCCCGGGCGCGCGTCGCTTCCCGTTCGTAGTGGGTTATGCACCGGCCTATGCGCCGTGTGCGCCGGCGGTGTCGCCGGATGGGCAGGGTGGGGCCGAAGGTGAGGGCGGCGGCTGGCGCAGCTGGTTCGGCCTGGACCGAAAGCCCGAGCCGCCTGCTGAACCTGCCGCGGCACCCGCCGCGGCCACACCTCCTCCGAGCCGATGA